In Cynocephalus volans isolate mCynVol1 chromosome 3, mCynVol1.pri, whole genome shotgun sequence, one DNA window encodes the following:
- the LOC134371871 gene encoding LOW QUALITY PROTEIN: sialic acid-binding Ig-like lectin 14 (The sequence of the model RefSeq protein was modified relative to this genomic sequence to represent the inferred CDS: substituted 1 base at 1 genomic stop codon) codes for MLPLLLLSLLWGGSLQEKQGYKLQLKEWVTVQEGLCVLVPCSFSYPGKPWYSPHQLYIYWFRQEDHIYYDNPVATNNPNKAVKTDTQGRFHLLGNIRTKNCSLSIQDARMEDTGYYFLLVETEQSGIYKYEDKRLSLQVTALTEKPNIHFLEPLVSGHPVNVSCSLPDSCEGGRPLIFSWKGEALTSLGPKILCSSVLTFTLRPQDHGTSVTCQVKRQGAQVTTERTVQLNVSYAPXDLTISIFRNGTGLNIWNNGVSLPVLEGQFLRLVCVANSNPPALLSWSRGGKALNPSQSSASGVLELPYVGAEDGGEFTCWAQNPLGSQHVSFSVSVQRSPACCRCATEKQEGSWPLIVTLIRGALMGAGFLLTYGLTWIYYTRCGGHLGSRAERSD; via the exons ATGCTGCCCCTGCTGCTTCTGTCCCTGCTGTGGGGGG GGTCCCTGCAGGAGAAGCAAGGGTACAAGTTGCAATTGAAGGAGTGGGTGACGGTGCAGGAGGGCCTGTGCGTCCTCGTGCCCTGCTCCTTCTCCTACCCCGGGAAGCCGTGGTATTCCCCTCACCAACTCTATATCTACTGGTTCCGGCAAGAGGACCACATATACTATGACAATCCTGTGGCCACCAACAACCCAAACAAAGCAGTGAAGACAGACACCCAGGGACGATTCCACCTCCTGGGGAACATCAGGACCAAAAACTGCTCCCTGAGCATCCAAGATGCCAGGATGGAGGACACCGGATACTACTTCTTATTAGTAGAGACAGAACAGAGtggaatatataaatatgaagacAAGAGGCTGAGTTTACAGGTGACAG ctCTGACGGAGAAACCCAACATCCACTTCCTGGAGCCTCTGGTGTCCGGCCACCCCGTGAACGTGAGTTGCAGCCTGCCAGATTCCTGTGAAGGGGGACGACCTCTCATATTCTCCTGGAAGGGAGAAGCCCTTACTTCTCTGGGCCCCAAGATCCTCTGCTCCTCTGTACTCACCTTCACTCTGAGACCCCAGGACCATGGCACCAGTGTTACCTGTCAGGTGAAACGCCAAGGAGCTCAGGTGACCACAGAGAGAACAGTTCAGCTGAATGTCTCCT ATGCTCCATAGGACCTCACCATTAGCATCTTCAGAAATGGCACAG GCCTGAACATCTGGAACAATGGCGTGTCACTGCCTGTCCTGGAGGGCCAGTTCCTGCGCCTGGTCTGTGTGGCCAACAGCAACCCCCCTGCCTTGCTGAGCTGGTCTCGGGGAGGAAAAGCTTTGAATCCCTCTCAGTCTTCAGCATCTGGGGTCCTGGAACTGCCCTATGTAGGAGCTGAAGATGGAGGCGAATTCACTTGCTGGGCTCAGAACCCACTGGGCTCCCAGCACGTCTCCTTCAGTGTCTCTGTGCAGC gaAGCCCCGCTTGCTGCAGATGTGCAACTGAGAAACAGGAGGGCTCCTGGCCCCTCATTGTCACCCTGATCAGGGGGGCCCTCATGGGGGCTGGCTTTCTTCTCACCTATGGTCTGACCTGGATCTACTACACCAG GTGTGGAGGCCACCTGGGGAGCAGGGCTGAGAGATCTGACTGA